In Hahella sp. KA22, one genomic interval encodes:
- a CDS encoding tRNA-(ms[2]io[6]A)-hydroxylase yields MSVSAPEDIVSFLGCETPEAWLRKAAAELPLLLVDHAQCEKKAASSALQLMFRYPEDIELSTRMSKLAREELRHYEQVVKIMQGREVSDRKQTASRYASALRDCVRKGEPHRLVDMLIIGAFIEARSCERFARLIPYLDEELAAFYRGLLESEGRHYRNYLKLAKERSPADITDRIAYVREVEADLIRSPDSEFRFHSGVPA; encoded by the coding sequence ATGTCTGTGTCGGCTCCTGAAGATATCGTTAGCTTTTTAGGGTGTGAAACGCCGGAGGCATGGTTGCGTAAAGCTGCAGCGGAACTGCCGCTATTGTTGGTGGATCATGCGCAGTGTGAGAAGAAGGCGGCCTCTTCAGCATTGCAATTGATGTTCAGGTACCCTGAGGATATCGAGTTGTCGACGCGGATGTCGAAGCTTGCGCGTGAAGAGTTGCGCCACTACGAGCAGGTGGTGAAGATCATGCAGGGGCGAGAAGTGTCTGATCGTAAGCAGACGGCGTCTCGTTATGCTTCTGCGTTGCGCGATTGTGTTCGTAAAGGTGAGCCGCACAGATTGGTGGATATGCTAATCATAGGGGCGTTTATAGAGGCGCGTTCCTGTGAGCGATTCGCTCGATTAATTCCATATTTGGATGAAGAATTGGCTGCTTTCTATCGAGGCTTGCTTGAGTCGGAAGGGCGTCATTACAGAAACTATCTGAAATTGGCCAAAGAGCGTTCTCCAGCCGATATAACGGACAGGATTGCGTATGTCCGTGAGGTGGAGGCGGATTTGATTCGTTCGCCTGACTCGGAGTTTCGCTTCCATAGCGGTGTTCCCGCTTAA
- a CDS encoding UDP-2,3-diacylglucosamine diphosphatase, translated as MPTLFISDLHLEVEKPELTRFFFNFLDKIAPNAEALYILGDFFEVWVGDDEQTPLQVEVAQRLHRLADAGTRIYLMHGNRDFLIGEAYAKQCGATLLKEPHALDLYSASSLLMHGDSLCTLDAAYQKARATFRNPAFQTQFLSRPLDQRQLTARQMRQISMAKNQGKAEEIMDVAPDEVISTFNTYKIELLIHGHTHRPDTHCYNLPQGKVKRIVLGDWGDETWYGRADADGFQLLNLKAEDIA; from the coding sequence ATGCCAACGCTGTTTATTTCCGATCTACATCTGGAAGTGGAAAAACCGGAACTCACCCGGTTTTTCTTTAACTTTCTGGACAAAATAGCCCCGAACGCGGAAGCCCTGTATATACTCGGAGACTTCTTCGAGGTCTGGGTTGGCGATGATGAGCAGACTCCTCTGCAAGTAGAGGTGGCGCAACGGCTTCACAGACTGGCGGATGCCGGAACCCGCATCTATCTCATGCATGGCAATCGCGACTTCCTCATCGGCGAAGCCTACGCCAAGCAATGTGGAGCGACCTTGCTGAAAGAGCCTCATGCCCTTGACCTGTATAGCGCCTCGTCACTACTCATGCATGGCGACTCACTTTGCACTTTGGACGCCGCCTACCAAAAGGCTCGCGCCACATTTCGCAATCCAGCTTTTCAGACACAGTTTCTCTCGCGCCCCCTGGATCAACGCCAATTAACGGCTCGCCAAATGCGGCAGATCAGCATGGCGAAGAATCAAGGAAAAGCGGAGGAAATTATGGATGTCGCTCCGGACGAGGTAATAAGCACCTTCAACACCTATAAAATTGAGCTGTTGATTCACGGCCACACACATCGTCCCGACACACATTGTTATAACCTACCCCAGGGTAAGGTAAAGCGCATTGTTCTGGGAGATTGGGGAGACGAAACCTGGTACGGCAGAGCGGACGCAGACGGCTTCCAATTACTGAACCTGAAAGCTGAGGATATAGCCTGA
- a CDS encoding peptidylprolyl isomerase, translated as MILLQTNFGDIKIELDYENAPITAKNFEQYVRDGFYDGTIFHRVISNFMIQGGGFEPGLTPKKARAPIKNEANNGLSNMTGSVAMARTMDPHSASAQFFINVADNGFLDFTSETTEGWGYAVFGKVTEGMDVVNQIKSVATTYKGAHEDVPAEDVIITSATIIE; from the coding sequence ATGATTCTTTTGCAGACAAACTTCGGTGACATCAAAATCGAGCTCGACTACGAAAACGCGCCTATTACAGCGAAAAACTTCGAGCAATATGTCCGCGACGGCTTTTATGACGGCACCATCTTTCACCGCGTCATCTCTAACTTTATGATTCAGGGCGGCGGATTTGAACCAGGCCTTACCCCCAAAAAAGCCCGCGCGCCGATTAAAAACGAGGCGAACAATGGGCTCAGCAACATGACAGGCTCCGTCGCCATGGCCCGCACAATGGACCCCCATTCCGCCAGCGCCCAATTTTTTATTAACGTCGCAGACAACGGATTCCTGGATTTCACATCGGAAACCACTGAAGGCTGGGGTTACGCAGTGTTCGGTAAAGTCACCGAGGGCATGGACGTCGTCAATCAAATTAAATCCGTCGCCACCACTTACAAGGGCGCACACGAAGACGTTCCAGCCGAAGACGTGATTATCACTTCCGCCACCATCATCGAATAG
- a CDS encoding glutamine--tRNA ligase/YqeY domain fusion protein, with amino-acid sequence MSEGEAIKPNFITQIIDKDLAANKHGGKVHTRFPPEPNGYLHIGHAKSICLNFGVAETYANGRCNLRFDDTNPEKESQEYIDSIATDVKWLGCEWEEPVRHASSYFDQLFEYAIELINKGKAYVCSLTPDEMTAYRGSLKEPGKPSPYRDRSVEENLDLFHRMAKGEFADGVHVLRAKIDMASPNINMRDPILYRIRRAHHHQTGDKWCVYPMYDYTHPISDALEGITHSLCTLEFEDHRPLYDWVLDNISIDCHPQQIEFARLNLNYTVTSKRKLKKLVDEKYVEGWDDPRMPTLAGLRRRGYTPRSIRSFCNAIGVTRSEGVVDVAMLEFAIREDLNERAPRAMCVLHPLKVVITNYPEGQVEELVAPAHPQNESMGTRTVPFAKEIYIDQEDFRESANKHFKRLVLGKEVRLRNAYVIRCDEVIKNEAGEPIELRCVYDPDTLGKDPEGRKVKGVIHWVAADQAVDVEVRLYDRLFNHESPDAQKEVEFTEFLNPESLVVLSGAKAEASLRQAGSEVPYQFEREGYFYLDPIKAAQGELVFNRTVTLRDTWAKIEAKGE; translated from the coding sequence ATGAGTGAAGGCGAGGCCATAAAGCCCAACTTTATTACCCAGATCATTGATAAAGATCTGGCGGCGAACAAGCATGGCGGCAAAGTGCATACCCGTTTTCCACCGGAACCGAATGGATATCTCCATATCGGTCATGCGAAGTCCATTTGTCTAAACTTTGGCGTTGCTGAAACCTACGCCAACGGCCGCTGCAATCTACGCTTCGACGATACCAATCCTGAAAAAGAAAGCCAGGAATACATCGATTCGATCGCCACTGACGTTAAGTGGTTGGGATGCGAGTGGGAAGAGCCTGTCAGACATGCTTCCTCATACTTTGATCAGTTGTTTGAGTACGCTATCGAGCTGATAAACAAAGGCAAAGCCTATGTGTGCAGCCTGACTCCAGACGAAATGACAGCGTATCGCGGCTCACTGAAAGAGCCGGGCAAACCCAGTCCCTATCGCGACAGGAGCGTTGAGGAAAACCTGGACCTGTTTCATCGTATGGCGAAAGGTGAGTTTGCGGATGGCGTTCATGTGCTGCGCGCTAAGATCGATATGGCGTCGCCCAATATCAATATGCGCGATCCGATTTTGTATCGCATTCGTCGCGCTCACCATCATCAGACTGGTGATAAGTGGTGCGTGTACCCGATGTACGACTATACCCATCCGATTTCAGACGCATTGGAAGGGATAACGCATTCTCTGTGTACGCTGGAGTTTGAAGACCACCGTCCCTTGTATGACTGGGTGTTGGATAACATCAGTATCGATTGCCATCCACAGCAAATTGAGTTTGCGCGCTTAAATCTCAACTATACCGTCACCAGTAAGCGTAAGCTGAAGAAGCTGGTAGACGAAAAGTATGTTGAAGGCTGGGATGATCCACGCATGCCGACTCTGGCTGGGTTGCGTCGTCGCGGCTATACGCCTCGCTCAATTCGTAGCTTTTGTAACGCAATCGGCGTGACGCGTAGCGAAGGCGTGGTGGACGTGGCCATGCTGGAGTTCGCGATCCGTGAAGATCTGAATGAGCGTGCGCCAAGAGCAATGTGCGTGTTGCACCCATTGAAAGTGGTGATTACCAACTATCCCGAAGGGCAGGTTGAGGAGTTGGTTGCGCCGGCGCATCCTCAAAATGAATCCATGGGGACCCGTACAGTACCCTTTGCGAAAGAGATTTATATTGATCAGGAGGATTTCCGGGAGTCCGCCAATAAGCACTTCAAACGTTTAGTGTTAGGGAAGGAAGTGCGCTTACGTAACGCCTATGTGATTCGTTGCGATGAAGTGATCAAAAATGAGGCGGGTGAACCTATTGAGTTACGCTGTGTCTATGATCCCGATACGCTGGGTAAAGATCCGGAAGGGCGCAAAGTTAAGGGCGTTATTCACTGGGTCGCCGCGGATCAGGCGGTAGATGTGGAAGTGCGGCTTTATGATCGCCTTTTTAATCATGAAAGCCCGGACGCCCAAAAAGAAGTGGAATTTACCGAATTCCTGAATCCCGAGTCTCTGGTTGTCTTGAGCGGAGCCAAGGCGGAGGCGAGTCTGCGTCAGGCGGGTTCTGAAGTTCCATATCAGTTTGAGCGGGAAGGGTATTTTTACCTTGACCCAATCAAGGCGGCTCAGGGTGAGTTGGTGTTTAATCGCACAGTCACACTTCGTGACACCTGGGCGAAAATTGAGGCGAAGGGCGAATAA
- the cysS gene encoding cysteine--tRNA ligase, translating to MLKIYSSLSQQKEEFKPIQAGKVGIYVCGMTVYDYCHLGHARVLVCFDIITRYLRAKGYDVNYVRNITDVDDKILNRARDNGESVDALTARFIDAMHEDERALGVLSPTSEPRATGHIDEIIAMIQRLMDKGYAYHASNGDVYYAVEQFADYGKLSKQKLDEIRAGARIEVDAEKRSPADFVLWKAAKPGELSWNSPWGEGRPGWHIECSAMSTQCLGDTFDIHGGGPDLKFPHHENEIAQSEAATGCKYVNYWMHAGAVRVNKEKMSKSLGNFFTIREILDKYPAEVVRYFLASSHYRSAIDYSDLALEEARSGLERLYNSIRELYGELSAVSVDESLIGGYRERFHQAMDDDFNTSSAVAVLFDMAKAVNVSKKEDRATALSLAKGMIDLAEVLGLLQANPESLMQGEGEEVGGLSVDEIEGYIARRNAARANKDFAESDRIRDLLKDKGVLLNDSREGTTWQRA from the coding sequence GTGTTGAAGATATACAGTAGCCTTTCTCAGCAAAAAGAAGAGTTTAAACCCATTCAGGCCGGTAAGGTCGGTATCTACGTTTGCGGAATGACTGTATATGACTACTGTCACCTCGGGCATGCCCGGGTCCTGGTGTGTTTTGACATAATTACCCGTTATCTGCGCGCGAAAGGCTACGACGTCAATTATGTGCGCAACATTACTGACGTCGATGACAAGATTCTGAATCGGGCGCGTGATAACGGGGAGTCTGTTGATGCGTTGACGGCTCGCTTTATTGATGCGATGCACGAGGATGAGCGGGCGTTGGGTGTGTTGTCTCCAACTTCAGAGCCGCGTGCAACCGGCCATATCGACGAAATCATCGCTATGATTCAGCGTCTCATGGATAAAGGGTATGCCTACCATGCGTCCAATGGCGATGTTTACTATGCCGTTGAGCAGTTTGCGGATTACGGTAAGCTCAGCAAGCAAAAGCTGGATGAAATTCGTGCGGGAGCCCGGATCGAGGTGGATGCAGAAAAACGTAGTCCTGCAGATTTCGTGCTCTGGAAGGCGGCTAAGCCGGGCGAGTTGTCATGGAATTCTCCATGGGGTGAGGGGCGTCCTGGTTGGCATATTGAGTGCTCTGCGATGTCTACGCAATGCTTGGGCGATACCTTTGATATTCATGGCGGCGGACCAGATCTTAAGTTCCCGCACCATGAAAACGAAATAGCGCAGTCGGAAGCCGCTACGGGGTGTAAGTATGTCAATTACTGGATGCATGCCGGAGCTGTAAGGGTTAACAAGGAAAAGATGTCTAAATCACTGGGTAACTTCTTCACAATTCGTGAAATTCTGGATAAGTATCCGGCTGAAGTGGTGCGTTATTTCCTCGCCTCTAGTCATTATCGTAGCGCGATTGATTATTCTGATCTTGCCTTGGAAGAAGCGCGGAGCGGGTTGGAGCGTCTATACAACTCCATCCGTGAACTCTATGGAGAATTGAGTGCGGTTTCAGTAGATGAATCTCTGATTGGGGGGTATCGAGAACGCTTCCATCAGGCAATGGATGATGACTTCAATACCTCCTCCGCCGTGGCAGTGCTGTTTGATATGGCGAAAGCAGTAAATGTGTCGAAAAAGGAAGATCGCGCCACGGCGTTGTCGTTGGCGAAAGGCATGATTGATCTGGCTGAGGTGCTTGGCCTGCTTCAGGCGAACCCTGAATCGCTGATGCAGGGGGAGGGTGAGGAAGTTGGGGGTCTGAGTGTGGATGAAATTGAAGGCTATATTGCCCGGCGTAATGCGGCTCGCGCCAATAAGGATTTTGCCGAATCTGACCGCATTAGAGATTTGCTCAAGGATAAAGGCGTATTGCTTAACGACTCACGTGAGGGTACGACCTGGCAGAGAGCGTAG
- the folD gene encoding bifunctional methylenetetrahydrofolate dehydrogenase/methenyltetrahydrofolate cyclohydrolase FolD: MTMTHAQNNHHARLIDGKQVAADVRKNVAEGVKARLDSGLRPPGLAVVLVGEDPASQVYVKNKTKACEEVGFLSQKYTLEESTTEQELLKLIDTLNEDNAIDGILVQLPLPAHMDADNILERIKPDKDVDGFHPYNLGRLAQRMPVLRPCTPKGIMTLLARTGVELRGKDALVVGASNIVGRPMGLELLLAGCTVTITHRFTVNLPAKVSQSDIVVVAVGRPGIVKGEWIKPGAIVIDVGINRKDDGALVGDVEFDEAAERASWITPVPGGVGPMTVATLMENTLYAANHLHKG, from the coding sequence ATGACTATGACTCACGCCCAGAACAACCATCACGCTAGGCTGATCGACGGCAAGCAGGTCGCCGCGGACGTTCGCAAAAATGTTGCAGAAGGCGTAAAAGCCCGCCTCGACAGCGGCTTGCGCCCACCCGGTCTCGCCGTTGTATTGGTGGGAGAGGATCCCGCCTCCCAAGTTTATGTGAAGAACAAAACCAAGGCTTGCGAAGAAGTCGGCTTTCTCTCTCAAAAATACACCCTGGAAGAGAGCACGACGGAGCAGGAGCTCCTCAAACTAATTGACACCCTTAACGAAGACAACGCTATAGATGGCATACTCGTCCAATTGCCCCTCCCCGCGCATATGGATGCAGACAATATATTAGAGCGCATAAAGCCAGACAAAGACGTCGATGGCTTCCACCCCTACAACCTTGGCCGACTGGCGCAGCGTATGCCCGTGCTACGCCCCTGCACCCCTAAAGGCATCATGACTCTGTTAGCCCGCACTGGCGTTGAACTACGAGGTAAAGATGCTTTGGTGGTCGGAGCTTCCAATATTGTCGGACGCCCCATGGGGCTGGAGTTATTGCTGGCGGGCTGCACCGTCACCATTACTCATCGCTTTACGGTCAATCTTCCAGCCAAAGTGAGCCAGTCCGATATCGTCGTTGTCGCAGTAGGACGCCCAGGCATTGTAAAAGGCGAATGGATAAAGCCCGGAGCCATCGTGATTGACGTAGGCATCAATCGCAAAGATGACGGCGCGCTAGTTGGAGACGTCGAGTTTGATGAAGCAGCGGAACGCGCCAGCTGGATTACGCCAGTACCCGGAGGCGTTGGCCCCATGACCGTCGCCACCCTCATGGAGAACACGCTTTACGCCGCCAACCATCTACACAAAGGTTAG